One genomic region from Spirosoma sp. KCTC 42546 encodes:
- a CDS encoding ATP-binding protein codes for MMINASAGIPYNVLRLSHFTVENALEPILLFDRQGRINRANAVACQYLGYSPSQMNGLHFSDIHPTYAQTQYLELWQSLKQHHTLTVDLPQVRQDGIIRQAEIGMNFVRLDEQEFLCCFVRDVTERSQLDDTLRRISEGTASDIGIDFFQSLVQQLTTTLNVQYAIVTECANVEKTRVRTLAFSVNSNLHENIEYDLAGTPCSIVMKDRDFYFPTDVAANFSQGAGVDSYIGVPIHDKSGEVIGHLAVSDSRPMANHHKYIGILRVLAARSGAEIGRKVAEERLLQIQQQLEDTVTARTLELATAKEEAEAANRAKSDFLATMSHELRTPLNGILGYTQLFKRDPQLSESQQKGIKIMHDCAESLLSLINDVLDLSKIEARKMDVLSEVFYLPELLHNLAQQTQVRAEQKGLSFETQLSGNLPEWVVGDERKLRQVLLNLLGNAVKFTSSGTITFRADWSAGDRSSHADKRASLPTIRFMIEDTGVGIANEQLASIFLPFQQIRESIDFVEGTGLGLSITDQLVRLMNGDLYVSSQAGRGTQFRLSLALPEAPLLPRTNRVTQRSESILGYEGPRKTILVADDGYSTCSIVTSLLRPLGFTIIEASNGQEAVKQAIRHRPDLILLDLVMPHLDGFGALTKIRANPSTGQTKVVAFSARVFEQDRHQSQQAGFDDFVPKPVDLDALLTKIGHHLNLVWQTRPAAHESLVSTASLSSQETNTTPAQLPEIAQLEALYKLASMGDIQGILAQLTTIERDNPAYQSFVDNLRQAAGEFDMRKIRKYLQACLQSL; via the coding sequence ATGATGATAAACGCATCGGCTGGCATTCCCTATAACGTACTTCGCCTGTCGCATTTCACCGTCGAAAATGCGTTGGAGCCAATCCTGCTCTTCGACCGGCAGGGCCGGATTAATCGGGCGAATGCGGTTGCCTGTCAGTATCTGGGTTATTCGCCTTCGCAAATGAATGGGTTACACTTCAGCGATATTCATCCAACGTATGCCCAGACTCAGTACCTGGAGCTATGGCAGAGTCTCAAGCAACACCATACGCTGACTGTTGATTTACCGCAGGTACGGCAGGACGGCATCATCCGCCAGGCCGAGATTGGGATGAACTTTGTCCGGCTCGATGAGCAGGAGTTTTTGTGCTGTTTCGTGCGCGACGTCACCGAGCGTTCTCAACTGGATGATACCCTCCGTCGAATTTCGGAAGGGACTGCCTCCGACATCGGCATTGATTTTTTTCAGTCACTGGTGCAGCAACTAACCACCACACTCAACGTACAGTATGCCATCGTGACCGAGTGTGCCAATGTGGAGAAAACCCGTGTCCGAACGCTGGCATTTAGTGTAAACAGCAACCTGCACGAAAACATTGAGTACGATCTGGCCGGTACGCCCTGCTCCATCGTCATGAAAGACCGCGACTTTTATTTCCCCACCGACGTAGCCGCCAATTTCAGCCAGGGGGCTGGGGTCGACTCTTACATCGGGGTGCCCATTCACGATAAATCCGGCGAAGTAATTGGCCATCTGGCGGTGAGTGATTCCAGACCGATGGCTAACCACCATAAGTACATTGGCATCCTGCGAGTATTGGCGGCCCGGTCCGGCGCTGAAATCGGGCGAAAAGTGGCCGAAGAACGGCTGCTGCAAATACAGCAACAGCTAGAAGATACGGTAACCGCCCGAACGCTCGAACTGGCAACTGCTAAAGAAGAGGCTGAGGCTGCCAACCGGGCTAAAAGCGATTTTCTGGCTACGATGAGCCATGAGCTACGTACGCCACTCAATGGCATTCTAGGCTATACCCAGCTGTTCAAACGCGATCCGCAACTGTCGGAAAGTCAGCAAAAAGGCATTAAGATCATGCACGACTGTGCCGAAAGTTTGCTGTCGCTGATTAACGACGTACTGGACTTGTCGAAAATTGAAGCCCGGAAAATGGACGTATTATCGGAGGTTTTTTACCTGCCTGAACTCCTGCATAATCTGGCACAACAGACGCAGGTTCGGGCAGAGCAGAAAGGCCTCTCATTCGAGACTCAGTTATCCGGCAATTTGCCCGAATGGGTGGTGGGCGATGAACGGAAACTTCGTCAGGTTCTGCTCAATCTGTTGGGGAACGCCGTGAAATTTACGTCATCGGGCACCATCACATTCCGGGCTGACTGGAGTGCTGGTGATCGATCAAGCCATGCCGACAAAAGGGCATCATTACCTACGATTCGGTTTATGATTGAAGATACGGGGGTGGGCATTGCCAATGAACAGTTGGCCAGTATTTTTTTGCCGTTTCAGCAAATTCGCGAATCGATTGATTTTGTGGAAGGTACCGGTTTAGGACTATCTATTACCGATCAGTTGGTTCGGCTAATGAATGGCGACTTGTACGTATCCAGTCAGGCCGGGCGAGGTACGCAATTTCGGCTCTCGCTGGCCCTGCCAGAAGCTCCTTTACTTCCCAGGACGAATCGTGTAACCCAACGGTCTGAATCGATTTTGGGGTATGAAGGTCCTCGTAAAACGATTCTTGTTGCCGATGACGGTTACTCAACCTGCTCCATTGTAACCAGCTTACTGAGGCCCCTGGGCTTTACCATTATTGAAGCCAGTAATGGCCAGGAAGCTGTTAAACAGGCGATTCGGCATCGACCTGATCTGATTTTACTGGATCTGGTGATGCCTCATTTAGACGGTTTTGGTGCGCTGACAAAAATTCGGGCTAACCCGTCCACTGGCCAAACCAAAGTTGTAGCGTTCTCGGCACGGGTGTTTGAACAGGACAGGCACCAGAGCCAGCAGGCCGGTTTTGATGACTTTGTTCCTAAACCGGTTGATCTGGATGCGCTGCTAACCAAAATTGGCCACCACCTGAACCTGGTCTGGCAAACCCGCCCTGCTGCCCATGAATCACTGGTTTCGACAGCCAGTCTTAGTAGTCAGGAAACGAATACTACCCCTGCCCAATTACCCGAGATCGCGCAACTCGAAGCCTTATATAAATTAGCCAGTATGGGTGATATTCAGGGGATTCTGGCACAACTCACCACAATAGAGCGTGACAACCCAGCTTACCAATCCTTTGTAGACAACCTTCGCCAGGCGGCTGGGGAGTTCGATATGCGGAAGATTAGAAAATACCTTCAAGCCTGCTTACAATCGTTATGA
- a CDS encoding sigma-54 dependent transcriptional regulator, producing MNTFIDIDAANSSRDSSGSARTILIVDDMPNNISVLFETLTRFNYKVLVARDGKSAIEQAGLAQPDLILLDVMMPGMDGFETCRRLKQLASTQTIPVIFMTALSETIDKVNGFNMGAVDYITKPFQLQEVLARIHTHLTLRQLQRELEEANALLEKRVAERTESLSKALAEVEQLKNQLQAENAYLRDEIKQTHNFEEIVSQSKAFGKVLRQVEQVANTSTSVLILGESGTGKELLARAVHNRSGRKNRPLVKVNCAVLPATLIESELFGHEKGAFTGATNQKIGRFELADGGTIFLDEIGELPIELQAKLLRVLQEGEFERVGSNKTIKVNVRLIAATNRDLEKEVGQGRFREDLYYRLNVFPIQSLPLRERKDDIPLLVRHFCIKHGPSIGRQIDVIPQDVLDILMAYHWPGNVRELENVVERSLIISSGRKLDLGDWSGRKSMGPAKAGLLTMEDCERNHIISVLEYTRWKVSGENGAAKILDMIPTTLDSRMKKLGIQRP from the coding sequence ATGAACACGTTTATTGATATAGATGCTGCCAATTCAAGTAGGGATTCTTCCGGGTCAGCCCGTACAATTCTGATTGTGGACGACATGCCCAATAATATCAGTGTATTGTTCGAGACATTAACCCGATTTAACTACAAAGTCCTGGTTGCCCGCGATGGAAAAAGCGCGATCGAGCAGGCCGGACTAGCGCAACCCGACCTGATTCTGCTGGATGTTATGATGCCCGGCATGGATGGGTTCGAAACCTGCCGTCGGCTGAAGCAGCTTGCATCAACGCAGACTATTCCGGTGATTTTCATGACGGCACTCTCCGAAACGATTGATAAAGTCAACGGCTTCAATATGGGAGCGGTAGATTACATTACCAAACCATTTCAGCTTCAGGAAGTCCTCGCCCGTATCCACACGCACCTGACCCTGCGCCAACTGCAACGGGAACTCGAAGAAGCCAATGCCTTGCTGGAAAAGCGCGTCGCTGAACGAACGGAATCGTTGTCGAAAGCACTGGCCGAAGTGGAGCAGCTAAAGAATCAGCTACAGGCCGAGAATGCGTACCTGCGCGACGAGATTAAACAAACCCACAACTTCGAGGAAATCGTTAGCCAGAGTAAAGCATTTGGGAAAGTGCTTCGGCAGGTGGAACAGGTGGCCAATACCAGTACGTCGGTGCTGATTCTTGGCGAATCGGGTACCGGGAAGGAACTGTTGGCCCGAGCCGTCCATAATCGAAGCGGTCGGAAGAATCGGCCTTTAGTGAAGGTTAACTGTGCTGTATTACCGGCCACACTCATTGAAAGCGAGTTATTTGGGCACGAAAAAGGGGCCTTTACGGGTGCAACAAATCAGAAAATCGGGCGATTTGAACTGGCCGACGGTGGGACAATTTTTCTGGATGAAATCGGCGAATTACCCATCGAGTTACAGGCCAAGTTGCTTAGGGTATTACAGGAAGGAGAGTTTGAGCGGGTGGGTAGCAATAAAACCATCAAGGTCAATGTCCGGTTGATTGCGGCTACGAATCGTGACCTCGAAAAAGAAGTGGGCCAAGGTCGTTTTCGGGAAGATTTGTATTACCGACTCAATGTCTTTCCTATCCAGAGTTTGCCCCTCCGCGAACGTAAAGACGACATTCCGCTGTTGGTACGGCATTTTTGCATAAAGCATGGCCCCAGCATTGGCCGCCAGATTGACGTGATTCCGCAGGATGTACTCGACATCCTGATGGCCTATCATTGGCCGGGTAATGTTCGGGAGCTGGAAAACGTAGTAGAGCGTTCACTGATTATTTCGTCGGGCCGGAAACTGGATCTCGGCGACTGGTCGGGCCGGAAAAGTATGGGACCCGCCAAAGCTGGATTATTGACGATGGAAGACTGCGAACGGAACCACATCATATCCGTGCTGGAGTATACCCGCTGGAAAGTGAGTGGAGAGAACGGAGCCGCAAAAATCCTCGACATGATTCCCACCACGCTCGACTCCCGAATGAAAAAGTTAGGTATTCAGCGCCCATAA
- a CDS encoding phosphopantothenoylcysteine decarboxylase, translating into MNSLFSPVNTDLTGLTVLLTAGPTQEAIDPVRYISNHSTGKMGYALAEVLAERGARVTLVSGPTNQTTQHPAITVVHVRSAAEMYAACLHHFPRVRLTVLAAAVADYTPKVVANQKIKKKEAEFRLELVKTVDIAASLGQQKRENQFMVGFALETDNELANAQAKLVSKNLDLIVLNSLRDKGAAFGHDTNQITLIHRNGAIHRFGLKSKRAVACDIADQLSTTLLVPESI; encoded by the coding sequence ATGAATTCGCTGTTTTCACCTGTCAATACAGATTTAACCGGCCTAACCGTCCTTCTGACGGCTGGCCCCACGCAGGAAGCCATTGACCCAGTGCGGTATATTAGTAACCATTCGACCGGCAAAATGGGCTATGCGCTGGCCGAGGTACTGGCCGAACGCGGGGCGCGGGTTACTCTTGTGAGTGGGCCTACAAATCAGACTACGCAACATCCGGCCATTACAGTTGTGCATGTTCGATCGGCGGCTGAGATGTATGCCGCCTGCCTTCATCACTTCCCCAGGGTTAGGCTTACCGTATTGGCCGCAGCCGTTGCAGATTACACACCGAAGGTGGTTGCCAACCAAAAAATCAAGAAGAAGGAGGCCGAATTTCGCCTGGAACTCGTCAAGACGGTGGACATTGCGGCCAGCCTGGGTCAGCAAAAACGGGAGAACCAGTTTATGGTTGGTTTCGCCCTGGAAACCGATAATGAACTAGCGAATGCCCAGGCGAAACTGGTTAGCAAAAATTTAGACCTCATTGTGCTTAACTCGCTTAGAGATAAGGGAGCAGCCTTCGGTCATGATACGAACCAGATAACCCTTATCCATCGAAACGGTGCCATTCACCGATTCGGGTTGAAATCAAAGCGGGCCGTCGCTTGTGACATCGCCGATCAACTAAGCACGACATTACTAGTACCTGAATCCATATAG
- the msrB gene encoding peptide-methionine (R)-S-oxide reductase MsrB, whose amino-acid sequence MNRQSIFQSIAGLLLIGSTALALAAFGPTSHRNVIEKPSLRANPRRVEKTEAEWKKILTPDQFAVTRKQGTERPYSSPLASNHEHGTYRCICCHEPLFSSDTKFESGTGWPSFYTPLHKNVIKDLTDASHGMVRTEVQCAVCDAHLGHVFEDGPAPTGLRYCMNGVALEFIKK is encoded by the coding sequence ATGAATCGACAATCAATTTTTCAGAGCATAGCTGGGTTACTACTCATCGGTTCCACTGCGCTTGCACTAGCCGCTTTCGGGCCAACAAGTCATCGTAATGTCATCGAAAAGCCATCGCTCCGGGCGAATCCACGCCGGGTAGAAAAAACGGAAGCAGAGTGGAAGAAAATACTAACCCCCGACCAGTTTGCTGTAACGCGAAAACAAGGTACCGAACGACCCTACAGCAGCCCCCTGGCCAGCAACCACGAACACGGTACCTATCGCTGCATTTGCTGCCACGAACCACTGTTTAGTTCGGATACCAAATTTGAGTCGGGAACGGGCTGGCCAAGTTTCTACACCCCACTCCATAAAAACGTCATAAAAGACCTTACCGACGCTAGTCACGGTATGGTTCGGACAGAAGTACAATGTGCGGTGTGTGATGCCCATTTGGGTCACGTTTTTGAGGATGGGCCTGCACCAACTGGCCTGCGTTACTGCATGAACGGGGTAGCCTTAGAATTTATCAAAAAATAG
- the msrA gene encoding peptide-methionine (S)-S-oxide reductase MsrA, which yields MRFSQIFILGFWLLTSCTQAQDLDTTPARLPKLKPGEAVATFAGGCFWAQEEGFNQLKGVREVVSGYSGGNVPNPTYQEVGTDVTGHAESVQVYYDPTVISYRDLLDAFFAGHDPTTLNRQGPDVGRDYRSVAFYRTPAEKQEILAAIQRVNASKHYDNPVVTEVVPFNVFYPAEKYHQHYCQLHPNQPYIQHVSLPKVEKLRHAMKGKLKREG from the coding sequence ATGCGATTTAGTCAAATTTTCATACTCGGATTCTGGCTGTTGACGAGCTGTACACAGGCCCAGGATTTAGACACGACACCTGCCCGCTTACCCAAACTAAAACCCGGTGAGGCTGTGGCTACGTTTGCTGGAGGTTGTTTTTGGGCGCAGGAAGAAGGTTTCAACCAGCTTAAGGGTGTTCGGGAGGTTGTTTCGGGTTATTCAGGAGGCAATGTTCCCAACCCGACCTATCAGGAGGTAGGTACTGATGTGACGGGGCATGCCGAATCTGTGCAGGTATATTATGACCCGACGGTGATTAGTTACCGCGATTTGCTTGATGCGTTCTTCGCCGGGCACGACCCAACGACACTCAACCGACAAGGCCCTGATGTAGGACGAGATTATCGTTCGGTAGCGTTTTATCGTACACCTGCCGAAAAACAGGAAATTCTTGCAGCTATCCAACGGGTTAATGCGTCAAAGCACTACGACAATCCGGTTGTAACGGAGGTAGTGCCGTTCAATGTGTTTTATCCTGCCGAAAAATACCATCAGCACTACTGCCAGTTGCACCCAAACCAGCCTTATATCCAGCACGTATCGCTACCCAAGGTAGAAAAGCTGCGCCATGCTATGAAGGGCAAATTGAAACGGGAAGGTTAG
- a CDS encoding DM13 domain-containing protein yields the protein MKQILSLSFLLALLGSGCVKDKDLVPLGSAGTPVSVVDPAQTFDKTGQQLHASGTFQNGVHTVSGTVKLYERNGKQTLVFEGFRSDTGPDLRIYLATDTQASSFTEVSMLTATGNFFVDVPAGVSLSQQRFVLIWCKRFAVHFGNAELK from the coding sequence ATGAAACAAATACTGTCGCTCAGCTTTTTGCTGGCCTTGTTAGGTAGTGGATGCGTAAAAGACAAAGATCTGGTTCCATTAGGAAGCGCAGGAACACCCGTTAGCGTTGTTGATCCGGCCCAGACATTCGACAAAACCGGACAGCAATTGCATGCTTCGGGAACGTTTCAGAATGGTGTTCACACGGTGAGTGGAACGGTAAAGCTCTATGAACGTAACGGCAAACAAACGCTGGTATTTGAAGGATTTCGGAGTGACACCGGCCCCGACTTACGTATCTATTTAGCCACCGATACGCAAGCGAGTAGCTTTACAGAAGTCAGTATGCTAACCGCTACCGGCAACTTTTTTGTAGACGTCCCGGCGGGTGTTTCGCTCAGCCAACAGCGATTCGTGCTCATCTGGTGTAAACGATTTGCCGTGCATTTTGGGAATGCAGAGCTGAAGTGA
- a CDS encoding AraC family transcriptional regulator: MVPKLHIVPKPLDNAFSIRHDRVPQFGSIWHYHPEIELHYLIKGEGIRFVGDSIGNFQQDDMILMGSNVPHTWKCNNPCSSNYHVEALVLHFHPDCLGKEFLNVYETQGISKLFEQAKNGLLIKGNSKEKIKRLMWRMIRESGLNKVVYLLRIYVILLESSEYEMLSNSVQYTKFNQHDGNRMEKVLSFTLQNFRNKILIDDVAKLTNLSVTSFCRYFKMMSNKSYFDFLTEVRLSHACRLLIKTDFTIANIALDSGFENPSNFYRHFKNVKGITPKEYKSRFFTG, encoded by the coding sequence ATGGTGCCTAAACTTCATATAGTTCCCAAGCCTTTAGACAATGCGTTCAGTATTCGTCATGATAGAGTGCCCCAGTTTGGCTCTATCTGGCATTATCATCCTGAGATCGAGCTTCATTATCTGATAAAGGGTGAAGGTATTCGTTTCGTGGGCGATAGTATTGGCAACTTCCAGCAGGATGATATGATTCTTATGGGCTCCAATGTGCCTCATACTTGGAAGTGTAACAATCCATGTTCTTCGAATTATCATGTGGAAGCGTTAGTGCTTCACTTTCATCCTGATTGTCTGGGGAAGGAATTTCTTAACGTGTACGAAACACAAGGAATTTCGAAACTCTTTGAACAAGCCAAAAATGGACTGCTCATCAAAGGGAATTCGAAAGAGAAAATTAAACGACTGATGTGGCGAATGATACGGGAGTCGGGCTTGAATAAAGTGGTTTACTTGCTCAGAATCTACGTCATTTTACTGGAAAGCAGCGAGTATGAGATGTTATCGAATAGTGTGCAATACACCAAATTCAATCAGCATGATGGCAATAGAATGGAAAAGGTGCTTTCCTTCACCTTACAAAATTTCAGAAATAAAATTCTGATTGACGACGTGGCAAAGCTGACAAACCTGAGCGTTACTTCGTTTTGCCGTTATTTTAAAATGATGTCTAATAAATCATACTTTGATTTTCTGACGGAAGTACGCCTTAGCCACGCCTGCCGACTACTTATTAAAACGGACTTTACAATAGCGAATATAGCCTTGGACAGTGGATTTGAAAATCCCTCTAATTTTTACAGGCATTTTAAGAATGTTAAAGGAATTACGCCCAAAGAATACAAGAGTCGATTTTTTACAGGATAA
- a CDS encoding fucose isomerase — translation MAESVWQYSHHVLAGLVSHEGPILVVANWDGTYPGLVGALNLTGSLTKAGVKYSFLWSKDFTDTFFKVGLKEWLDTGRVTHDLSHVNRFDSTHVEEDYLLIAEKLAARIQDDKVIMGVFDEGCMGMFNAIVPDDLMHALGIYKERLSQSTLYANMLTVSDAEANAVLDWMLQKGMNFVWGTDPANELTKEQTLEQCKMYIAAVRLAAEFGCDTIGIQYQQGLKELTAASDLAEGLLNNTDRPPVFDTKGKELYSTVALPHFNEVDECAGIDGYVTYHLWRELGLDGDNTLHDLRYGETFTIDGKDEFVWVFLISGAAPASHFKGGYAGADSMRQPPMFFGKGGGTLRGVSRPGKIVWSRIYIDNNELWCDIGTGRCVALPETEVDRLWKLTDPQWPVMHGVLDGVSRDQMMAKHKANHIQVVYVDADFDVRKAAEIKAATFVNLGISVNFCGI, via the coding sequence GTGGCCGAGAGCGTATGGCAGTACAGTCATCACGTTTTGGCCGGACTTGTTTCACACGAAGGACCGATTTTGGTGGTGGCCAACTGGGACGGCACCTATCCTGGCCTTGTTGGCGCGCTTAATCTTACGGGTTCATTAACAAAAGCCGGGGTGAAGTACAGCTTCTTATGGAGCAAAGACTTTACCGATACGTTCTTCAAGGTAGGGCTAAAAGAATGGCTGGACACTGGTAGGGTTACCCATGATCTCTCTCATGTAAACCGATTTGATAGTACTCATGTAGAGGAGGATTATTTACTCATAGCTGAAAAACTAGCTGCACGCATTCAGGACGATAAAGTGATTATGGGCGTGTTTGACGAGGGCTGCATGGGAATGTTCAATGCCATCGTACCGGATGACTTGATGCATGCTCTTGGTATTTATAAGGAACGGTTAAGCCAATCCACTTTATACGCCAACATGCTGACCGTTTCGGATGCCGAAGCCAATGCCGTGCTGGATTGGATGCTGCAAAAAGGAATGAATTTTGTTTGGGGTACTGATCCAGCCAACGAACTGACCAAGGAGCAAACGCTGGAACAATGCAAAATGTACATTGCGGCTGTTCGGTTGGCTGCCGAATTTGGTTGCGATACGATCGGGATTCAGTACCAGCAAGGGCTGAAGGAACTTACAGCCGCGAGTGATCTGGCCGAAGGCCTGCTCAATAACACGGATCGCCCACCGGTTTTCGACACCAAAGGCAAAGAATTATATTCGACTGTAGCCCTGCCGCATTTTAATGAAGTAGATGAGTGTGCCGGTATTGACGGATACGTTACGTATCATCTATGGCGAGAACTTGGACTCGATGGCGATAATACCCTCCACGATTTACGCTACGGTGAAACCTTCACTATCGATGGCAAAGACGAGTTTGTATGGGTTTTTTTGATCTCGGGGGCCGCTCCCGCATCCCATTTTAAGGGGGGCTATGCCGGAGCAGACAGTATGCGTCAGCCACCAATGTTTTTCGGAAAGGGGGGCGGTACGCTGCGTGGTGTGAGCAGACCCGGAAAGATTGTATGGAGCCGGATCTATATTGACAATAACGAGCTTTGGTGTGATATAGGGACAGGTCGATGCGTGGCATTGCCCGAGACAGAAGTGGACCGTCTCTGGAAACTGACCGACCCACAATGGCCTGTTATGCATGGCGTTCTGGACGGCGTGAGCCGTGACCAGATGATGGCCAAACACAAGGCAAACCACATCCAGGTGGTTTATGTTGACGCAGACTTTGACGTGCGCAAAGCCGCAGAAATCAAGGCCGCTACGTTCGTGAATCTAGGAATCAGCGTGAATTTTTGCGGAATCTAA
- a CDS encoding ribulokinase has product MKKKFVIGLDFGTDSVRGLLLNPENGETVATGISYFNRWKAGLYCNPKKDQYRQHPLDYIESIDEVFSKLFTVESAANVLAIGTNTTGSTPVAVDVKCRPLALSEEFSENPNAMFVLWKDHSASREAGEINALSKKWAVDYTQYSGGIYSSEWFWSKILHINRTDERVFQKAYSWMEQSDWIPAYLCGTDELTAVKRNRCAAGHKAMWHEEFGGLPSAAFLNALDPTFEKLSNRFYTETYTSDQVFGTIAPYFTDKFGFNPDTIVTVGAIDAHHGAVGAGITPYTLVKVIGTSTCDMLVVPASDQLALVEGICGQVDGSIDPGMVGFEAGQSAFGDIFNWFKKLLLEPTRLIIGDQLSTELATKLDDDFFDFVTTEARQLPVTESDLVFTDYHNGRRTPDADFDLHASAYGFSLATQAGHFFKALVEATAFGSRAILERFRAFGVPIEQVIATGGIPNKSPYVVQVLANVMGVNIQVVDSDQTCALGSTIFAATACGIYPSFQAAKKTIAATIVKTYSPDPEKQKTYEILYSRYKKLAYD; this is encoded by the coding sequence ATGAAAAAGAAATTTGTCATAGGCCTGGACTTTGGTACGGATTCCGTTCGGGGATTGCTGCTCAACCCGGAAAATGGGGAAACGGTGGCAACCGGTATTTCATACTTTAACCGATGGAAAGCCGGGTTGTACTGCAATCCGAAAAAGGACCAATACCGTCAGCATCCGTTGGATTATATAGAGTCCATTGATGAGGTATTCAGCAAACTCTTTACCGTAGAAAGCGCGGCCAATGTGTTGGCTATTGGGACCAATACGACTGGCTCTACACCGGTAGCAGTCGATGTGAAATGTCGCCCTTTGGCCTTATCGGAGGAGTTTTCAGAAAACCCCAATGCCATGTTTGTCCTCTGGAAAGACCATAGTGCCAGTAGGGAAGCTGGGGAGATAAATGCGCTTTCAAAAAAATGGGCGGTGGATTACACTCAGTACAGCGGAGGAATATACTCGTCCGAATGGTTCTGGTCGAAAATTCTTCACATCAACCGAACGGACGAACGTGTATTCCAGAAAGCATATAGCTGGATGGAACAATCCGATTGGATTCCGGCCTATTTGTGTGGAACCGATGAACTAACTGCTGTAAAGAGAAACCGTTGTGCCGCTGGGCATAAGGCCATGTGGCATGAGGAGTTTGGAGGCTTGCCTTCTGCTGCGTTTCTGAACGCTTTAGACCCAACATTTGAAAAGCTGAGCAACCGGTTTTATACGGAAACCTATACATCCGATCAGGTCTTCGGCACGATTGCTCCCTATTTCACAGATAAGTTTGGGTTTAATCCGGACACAATCGTAACTGTTGGCGCTATTGACGCCCATCACGGAGCGGTAGGAGCAGGAATTACACCCTATACGCTGGTAAAAGTAATAGGAACGTCGACTTGCGACATGCTGGTGGTGCCAGCATCAGACCAGCTAGCGTTGGTTGAGGGTATTTGCGGCCAGGTAGATGGTTCCATTGATCCGGGGATGGTGGGTTTTGAAGCAGGACAGTCCGCCTTTGGCGATATCTTCAACTGGTTTAAAAAATTGTTACTGGAACCAACCCGCCTTATTATTGGCGATCAGTTGAGTACGGAACTGGCGACTAAACTCGATGATGACTTCTTTGACTTTGTAACTACTGAAGCCCGCCAACTACCGGTGACAGAGTCAGATCTGGTATTTACCGATTATCATAACGGAAGACGGACACCGGATGCTGATTTTGATCTTCACGCATCAGCGTACGGTTTTAGCCTCGCCACCCAGGCAGGTCACTTCTTCAAAGCGTTAGTGGAAGCCACAGCATTTGGGTCAAGAGCCATTTTGGAGCGTTTCAGGGCCTTCGGGGTTCCGATTGAGCAAGTAATAGCGACTGGTGGCATCCCCAATAAATCCCCCTATGTCGTGCAGGTTCTGGCTAATGTGATGGGCGTGAACATTCAGGTAGTCGATAGCGACCAGACCTGTGCGTTGGGCTCGACTATTTTTGCCGCTACTGCCTGTGGCATTTACCCCAGTTTTCAGGCGGCTAAAAAGACCATAGCGGCAACGATCGTAAAAACGTACAGCCCTGATCCTGAAAAGCAAAAAACGTATGAAATTCTGTATAGCCGATATAAAAAATTAGCCTATGACTAA